A part of Gambusia affinis linkage group LG19, SWU_Gaff_1.0, whole genome shotgun sequence genomic DNA contains:
- the LOC122822638 gene encoding 2',3'-cyclic-nucleotide 3'-phosphodiesterase, which translates to MDAEKREVLDVPATPNQEETVMEQEAKLEAMVQPTEPENPPAAVEEVDQLVVKSQETEKPVVVENVMQENKEGNMKKPEEESVPCAAAPVKSAESSVMVSDPAAALGQHPVPENIAETTPEPETEKPAEILPQEKTVPKPDVEKPADTVPEPDVKKPVETQPTNKEEAKAEPEQAKTEDEMTTGVETKMEKEVVVVTEASSEKLSEPAAIEKVPLGESGEPASTEKKVKSESVIPEEPTAEAEAVKSVQKESELQKEEDPVPAPNSLSFALLEHKETKDALQISRTLIVLRGLPGSGKSFLARAIVDAYKDQCTVFCADDHNIKPENPSPDGYKALDDAVVARCCDETASSVLIVVDDTNHTHDRLARLGEIAEEHNLVAIFLEPQTEWSRDLSQLKKKTGRGLEEAHLDAMKGPLSETSLPLYFGWFLFSSVQDKVGCTAMDFLKTLDTLEAFKKHITDFTGQAEKEVDLEQYFEAKGVLHCTTKFCDYGKADGASEYAKNPVVKKFYSAVFELSLTALFVTPRTVGARVSLTDEQLKLWPADTEKESEADVPGSASLPVGSRAHITLGCAKDVEPVQTGLDLLQILTLPQGEVVEEMELGSLRYYGEGRWMLSLREPICAATCFSSFYGRKEQEDQQSPKKEPEKKKTKKCAIL; encoded by the exons ATGGATGCAGAAAAAAGagaggttttagatgtgccagcAACTCCAAATCAAGAGGAGACAGTAATGGAGCAAGAGGCAAAACTAGAAGCAATGGTGCAACCCACGGAGCCTGAGAATCCACCAGCTGCTGTGGAAGAAGTTGACCAGCTGGTGGTGAAAAGccaagaaacagaaaagccaGTTGTGGTAGAAAATGTGAtgcaggaaaataaagaagGCAACATGAAAAAGCCAGAGGAGGAGTCTGTGCCCTGCGCAGCGGCACCAGTAAAATCAGCCGAGTCATCAGTAATGGTCTCTGACCCTGCTGCAGCTTTAGGACAGCATCCTGTGCCAGAGAATATTGCAGAGACTACCCCTGAACCAGAGACAGAGAAACCAGCAGAAATTCTACCACAAGAGAAAACTGTACCCAAGCCAGATGTGGAGAAACCGGCAGATACTGTACCCGAACCAGATGTGAAGAAGCCAGTTGAAACCCAGCCAACCAACAAAGAAGAGGCAaaggcagaaccagaacaagcGAAGACAGAGGATGAAATGACCACCGGAGTggaaacaaagatggaaaaagaagTAGTTGTGGTGACTGAAGCTTCATCTGAGAAGTTGTCAGAGCCAGCAGCAATTGAGAAGGTGCCATTGGGTGAAAGTGGGGAACCTGCCTCgactgagaaaaaagtcaaatctgAATCTGTTATTCCTGAGGAACCGACAGCAGAAGCTGAAGCTGTTAAATCTGTGCAGAAAGAATCAGAGCTTCAAAAGGAGGAAGATCCTGTTCCTGCTCCCAACTCACTTTCTTTTGCCCTCCTGGAACACAAGGAAACGAAAGATGCCCTACAAATTTCTCGCACGCTTATTGTCCTCAGGGGCCTTCCTGGAAGTGGCAAAAGCTTTTTGGCACGAGCCATAGTGGATGCCTACAAAGACCAGTGCACCGTCTTCTGTGCTGATGACCACAACATAAAGCCTGAAAATCCCTCTCCTGACGGGTACAAAGCTCTGGATGATGCTGTAGTGGCTCGCTGTTGTGACGAGACGGCATCCTCTGTGCTGATCGTGGTGGATGATACCAACCACACCCACGATCGGCTTGCCCGCCTGGGAGAGATTGCAGAGGAACACAATCTTGTTGCTATCTTCTTGGAGCCGCAAACCGAATGGAGCAGAGACTTAAGTCAGCTGAAAAAGAAGACTGGCCGTGGACTAGAGGAGGCCCACCTGGATGCAATGAAGGGTCCACTCAGTGAAACATCCCTTCCTCTTTATTTCGGttggtttcttttctcttcagtACAGGACAAGGTTGGATGCACAGCAATGGACTTCTTGAAAACATTGGACACCCTGGAAGCCTTCAAAAAACACATTACTGACT TCACAGGACAAGCTGAGAAGGAGGTGGATCTGGAGCAGTACTTTGAGGCCAAGGGAGTCCTCCACTGCACTACAAAGTTCTGTGACTATGGGAAAGCAGATGGTGCAAGCGAGTATGCAAAGAATCCA GTGGTTAAGAAGTTCTACAGTGCTGTGTTCGAGCTGTCGCTGACTGCTCTCTTTGTCACCCCTCGCACCGTTGGTGCCAGAGTGTCCCTAACCGATGAGCAGCTCAAGCTTTGGCCAGCGGATACAGAAAAGGAGTCGGAGGCAGATGTTCCCGGATCTGCATCTCTGCCTGTCGGAAGCCGTGCCCACATCACGCTGGGTTGTGCGAAAGATGTGGAGCCGGTTCAAACGGGCTTAGATCTGCTCCAAATCCTAACCCTGCCTCAAGGCGAGGTAGTGGAAGAGATGGAGCTTGGCTCGCTGCGATATTACGGTGAAGGAAGGTGGATGCTCAGCCTCAGAGAGCCAATTTGTGCTGCAACTTGCTTCTCTAGCTTCTACGGACGCAAGGAGCAGGAGGATCAGCAGTCACCTAAAAAagaaccagaaaagaaaaagacgaaGAAGTGTGCCATTCTGTAG